DNA sequence from the Actinacidiphila yeochonensis CN732 genome:
CGGCCGGAACCCGAGGCCGGAACCCGAGGCCGGAACCGGTCAGACAGGCCGTGTCGCGCCGGCGATGGGCATCTCGGAGATCGGCGCGATCCGCACGGCGGCGCCCGGGTGCGGGGCGTGGATCATCTCGCCGTCGCCGATGTAGAGGCCCACGTGGCTGACGCCCGAGTAGAAGAAGACAAGGTCACCGGGGCGCAGTTGCGACTCGGAGACCCGGGTGCCCGCGTTGATCTGCTGGTACGTGGTGCGCGGCAGCGAGACGCCCGCCGCCCGCCAGGCGGCCTGGGTGAGCCCTGAGCAGTCGTACGCGTTCGGGCCCGTCGCACCCCAGACGTAAGGAAGGCCGATCGCCCGGTAGGCGAAGGCCACGGCTCGCGCGGCGCGGGCCGAGGGCGCGGGCGCCGAGCCCAGCGGGACTCGCAGGGTCGCCCCGTGGCGCGCGGCCGCACCGGCGGTCTGGAGGCTGCTGCCGTCCGGCGTGTCGCCCTCGGACGCGATGATCGCCGTGCGCTGCCCGGGCGGGAGGGAGGCCAGCAGTGCCTGGGCCGCGTGCAGCTTCACCGCGGCGTCCTTCTTGCGGTCGGCGAGGGTGCTCTGGGCCGCGCGCAGTCGGGCGAGTCGGCCCGCGGCCTCGGCCCGGGTCTGCTCGATGTCCCGCCGCTGCCCCGCCAGCCGGGACAGGACGGCGCTCTGCCGTGAACCCAGCCGGTCGAGGTATCCGGACTGTTCGAGGTAGTCCTCCGGCGAGGCGCTCAACGCGAACTGGAGCGCGGGGTCCAGCGTGCCGGTGCGGTACTGCGCGGCCGCGACCACCCCGAGCTGGTCCCGGGTGGAGTTCATGGCGGCGGTCTTGCGGGCCAGTTCGCCCTGGAGCGCGGTGACCTCGGCGGCGTCGTCGTCGGCCTTCTGGTGGGCGCCGTCGTACCGCTGGGTGGCCTCCTCCGCCTGCTGGTAGAGGTCGGCCACCTTGGCCCCGGCCGATTCGGGGGCGGGCTGCGGCGCGGCGTGAGCGGTCTCGCCGAGCAGGCCCCAGGACGCGGCGGAGGCGAGCGCGAGGCAGAGTGCGGCCCGCGCACCGGCCGCGGCGCGGGAGGGCCTGCCGGCCGCGGCGTGCCGTGCCGGGCCGGGTGCGGCGCCCGGGGGGAGGCCGGCGCCGCGGGGGAACGGGAGGTGCGGGGGCTCGCGCCGCCGGAGCGGCGGCGCGGCGTCGGTGCGAGGCCATGCGGCCGTCACTCCTTCGTCAGGGAAATCCGGCGGCGCGTGCACGGGGGACACAGCGCCGCCGGACTTCGGCGGAGGCGACCCGCCGCCGGCAGGGCGGCGATGGGATCGGTCACCTGGCAGCAGACGCTAACCCGGCCCCGGACGGCATCCGGGCGAGGTGACCGGGACTGCGCGAACTCCACCGGGAGTGACCGGACGCGATCGCCGTTCGACGGGTGACCTGCCCGGATCGCGTCTGCCGCCGATCGAAAGGCCGGGCGTGCGCGGGCGCGGCCTCTCGGTGTGCCCCTGGCGGGTGCCTCTGTCCGCCTCCTCCGTACGCCCCCTCCGCATGCCCCCGTACGCGGGAGGCGCGAGGCGCGAGCCCCCGGCGGGCGGGCCATGAGCCCCTGCCGTGAGACGTGAGCCCCGGCCGTGAGCCGACGGCCGCCGGCCGAGAACGGTGGTTCCCGGCGGGCTTCTGTGGCGCGTCAGCCGGTGTCCGAGCGCCCTGCCCGCACGGCCCGGGACCGCCCGGCGGGTCCGGAAGGAGGCGAGGCTAGGGTGAACGGCGTTATGGACACGCTTATCAACGTCTTCGTCGGCCTGCACATCATCGGCATAGCCGCGCTGCTGGGCGGGTTCCTCACCCAGCTCAGGGCCATGGCCGGCCCGGGCGCGGTCGCGCCGCGCTTCGTGCCCGGCATGCTCTACGGCGCCGGGACGATGCTGGTCACCGGCCTGCTCATGGTCGGACTGCTGGACGCGGACGGCCGCCACCCCGACATGGCCAAGATCGGCGTCAAGCTCGCCGTGCTGATCGTCATCCTCGGCCTGGTCTACGTCCAGCGCGAGGAGGAGAAGGTCGACACGCGGGTGTTCGCGGCGGTCGGCGGCCTGACCGTCGTCAACATCTTCATCGCGCTGCTCTGGACCTGAGCCCCCCTGCTCCGGGGGCTCAGGCCCACTTCACACGGCTGCGGCGGCCGGCCACGGGCCGAGGGGCCGCTCTGCCCGACTGCTCAGCCCGACTGCTCAGCCCGTCAGTCAGCCAGCCAGCCAGCTCTGCTCAGGCGATGCGGCGGGCGGCGGCGAAGGGCATCCAGCTCATGGGCGCGACCTCCACCGTCGCACCCGTGTGGGGCGAGTGCACGACCTCGCCGTTGCCGAGGTAGATGCCCACGTGGCTGATGCCGGAGTAGAAGAACACCAGGTCGCCGGGGCGCAGGTCGGCCTCGGAGACGGCGGTGCCGTCCTTGACCTGGTCCCAGGTGGTGCGGCCGATGCTGATGCCGGCTGCCCTGTAGGCGGCCTGGGTCAGTCCGGAGCAGTCGTAGGCGTTGGGCCCGGTGGCACCGGAGAGGTACGGCTTGCCGCGCTGGTCCAGGGCGAACGCGATGGCCGCGGCGGCGCGGCCCGACGCGGGTCCGTTGTACGTGTAGGTCGAGGAGCCCGAGGTTGAGGCGGCCTTCGGCTGCATGGCGGCGAGCTTGGCGCGCTGCGCGGCGTTGAGGCCGTTGAGCACCTTCTGGGCGGCGGCGAGCTTGGCCTGGACGTTCTTCTTCTGCGTGGCCAGCTTGCTCTGCGCGTCGGTGAGCTCCTTGAGGCTCTCGGACGCCTTCGCCCGCTGGAGTGACGCCTCCTGCTGCTGCTGGGTGAAGTTCTTGAGGGCTGCCTGGGCGGTTCCCGTGAGCCGGTCCAGCATGTGCGACTGGGAGAGGAAGCCCTCCGGGTCGTCGGAGAAGAGCAGCTGTGTGGTCTGGTCGATGCCGCCGTCGCGGTACTGCTGTTCCGCGAACTCGCCCAGGACGCGCCGCGAGTCGTTCATCTTCTGGGTCTTGGTGGCGACCTGAGCCAGCAGCTGGTTGGTCGCCGTGCGCTGGGTGGCCGTCTTCTCCTTGGCCTGGTCGTACTGCTGGGTCGCCACCTCGGCCTGCTGGTTGAGGGTGTCGATCTCCTTCTTGACCTGGCTGATCGTCGGCTTCGCGGGCGCCGCGTTCGCCGTCTCGCTCATCAGGGTGAACGAGGCCAGGGCCGCCGACGTGATGCCGACTGCCGCCCGGGAGCCGGCGGACGTGAGCATGCGCGGGCGCGGTTTGCGGTGCGACGCCAAGGAGGCGACTCCTTCCGTGGACCGCCGACCGGGTTAGCTGACGGGTTCGGACGCGGAGGTCGCCCTACGGTCGGACGCCGCAAGGCGCCCGCCCGATTCACCCCAAGTGCTCCTGGGTCCCCGGCTCCGGCCGTCGGCCGGATTAGGCGGAGGCGGCGCGGTGCCGGGCCTGTCGCCGGCGGAGGACGTGCCACCTAGCGGGCTACCGTAGCCAAGTTCGCCACCCCTCGGGGGTTTTGGATCGCAATGTGACCGAGATCGCTTTGTGATCTTATGATTTAACCCGTATAAGGTGGTTGCAAACGGGCATAGTGATCTTCGGTGATCAGTACGGGTGGACCGCCGCGTAGAAGGGCATCTCGGTGATCGGGGCGATCTTGACCACCGTGCCGGTGTGCGGGGCGTGGATCATCTCGCCGTCGCCGATGTACAGCCCCACGTGGCTGACGTCGCTGTTGAAGAAGATCAGGTCGCCCGGCTGGAGGTCGGACTCGGACACCCTCGTGCCCACGTCCACCTGGTCGTAGGTGGTGCGCGGCAGGTCCACCCCGGCGGCCTTGTAGGCGGCCTGGGTCAGCCCCGAGCAGTCGTAGGAGTCCGGGCCGGTCGCGCCCCAGACGTACGGCTTGCCCAGCTGGGCCCTGGCGAACGCGATGGCCTGGGTGGCGGCCGACGAGTCGGAGGAGCTCGTGACGGGTGCGTCGGAGCTTGCGGCCGCTGCCTTCCGCAACGCCGCGAGCTGTGCCGCCTTGGCGAGCTTCTCCGCCTTCGCGCGCGCCAGGGCCTCCTGCTTGGCGGCCAGCTCCGCGAGCTGCTTCTTCTCCTGCGCGTTGAGGCTGTTGAGCAGCTTCTGTGCGGCGGAGAGGTCGGTCTGCACGTCCTTCTTGGCGCTTGTCAGCTGCGCCTGCTTGGCCGTCAGAGCGGTCAGGGCCTTGGCCGCGGCCATCCGCTGCCTGGCCGCGGACACCTGCTGCGCCTGGTAGCCCCGCACGGCCGCCTGCTGCCGCTGACCGAGCACGGTGGCCAGGTGGGCGGCGTCCGCCAGGTCCCCGGGGCTGTCCGACATGAGGTACCGGGTGGTGGTCAGGTCGCCGCCGTCGCGGTACTGGGCCGCCGCGTACTCGCCGAGCAGCTGCCGCGAGGCGTTCATCCTGGCCGTCTTCTGGGCGACCTGCGCGAGCAGCTTGTCGACCTCGGCCTTCTGCTGGTCGGTCTGCTCCTTGGCCGCGTTGTAGTGGTCGGTCGCCACCTCGGCCTGATGGGTCAGCGCGTCCACCCGCGCCTTCACCTTCGAGATCGCCGGCTGGACCGGGCCGCTGGGGGCGGGGGTCGCGCCGGCGCTCTCGCTGAGGAGCGTCACCGTCGCCAGGGCGGCGGTGGTGAGCCCGGCCGCCGTACGCGGACCGGGAGCGCTCAGTAGCGGCGGGCGGGCCTTGCGGTGCGTCGCCATACGGTCGGACTCCTCTCGGACGGCGCCGACTCCGGCTGGTGCGGAACCGTAGTCAACGGCCGTGGCCCAAGGGAAGGGCGATGTCCGACTACTCCCGATACCGTTTCGTCATATCGTCGCCGTCGCGGAATCCGGGACCCGAGGTCACCGAGCGTGCATCTCGGGCTGCCGTGCTTCCGAGGACCAGCCGCCGGGATCGGCCCGGAGGACCGGGCTGCGCGGACTCCGGGTGGAGTGTCGGCCGGGGCGCCTAGACTCGTGAGGCGATGAGCAGCCTCTTTGACGACGACTTCCTGGCCCGTCTGGAAGCGGCCCCCCCGGCCGCCGGAGCCGAGCACCCCCGCCCCCCGAGGAGAGCGGCACGGGGGGCGGCGAGGAGTTCCCGCACGACCTCTTCCAGGGCCGGTTCGACGGACCCCCGCCGGAGCGGGACGCGCACTACCGGGACGGCGCGCCCCGTCCCGTCGCCGACCCCGCACAACTGCTGGAGGGGCTCAACGAGAACCAGCGCGCCGCCGTCGAGCACCAGGGCAGCCCCCTGCTCATCGTCGCCGGCGCCGGCTCCGGAAAGACCAGGGTGCTCACCCACCGGATCGCCCACCTGCTGGGCGCCCGGCACGTCCACCCCGGCTCCATCCTCGCCATCACCTTCACCAACAAGGCCGCCGGCGAGATGAAGGAGCGCGTCGAGCAGCTGGTGGGGCCGCGCGCGAACAGCATGTGGGTGTCCACCTTCCACAGCGCGTGCGTCCGCATCCTGCGCCGCGAGTCCAAGGTGCTCGGCTTCACCTCGTCGTTCTCCATCTACGACGCCACCGACGCGCGCCGCCTGATGGCGCTGGTCTGCCGCGACCTGGACCTGGACCCCAAGCAGTTCCCGCCGAAGTCCTTCAGCGCCCAGGTGTCCAACCTCAAGAACGAGCTGGTCGACGAGGAGACGTACGCCGACCGGGCCGCGGCCGCCTCCGCCGGTGCCTTCGAGAAGAAGCTCGCCGAGGCGTACTCGATGTACCAGGCACGGCTGCGCGAGGCCAACGCCCTGGACTTCGACGACATCATCATGACCACCGTCAACCTGCTCCAGGCGTTCCCGGACGTCGCCGAGCACTACCGGCGCCGGTTCCGGCACGTCCTCGTCGACGAGTACCAGGACACCAACCACGCCCAGTACACCCTGGTGCGCGAGCTGGTGGGCACGGCGCCGGCCCCCGGGGCGGAGGCCGGCGACGGCGCCCCGGTGCTGCCGCCCGCCGAACTGTGCGTGGTCGGCGACGCCGACCAGTCGATCTACGCCTTCCGCGGCGCCACCATCCGCAACATCCTCCAGTTCGAGGAGGACTACCCGCAGGCGCGCACCATCCTGCTGGAGCAGAACTACCGCTCCACCCAGACCATCCTCGACGCGGCCAACGCCGTCATCGAACGCAACGAGGGGCGCCGCGCGAAGAACCTGTGGACCGAGGCCGGCAGCGGCCCGGTGATCACCGGGTACGTCTCCGACCAGGAGCACGACGAGGCGCAGTACGTCGCCGACGAGATCGACCGGCTCACCGACGCGGACCAGGCCCGGCCCGGCGACGTCGCCGTCTTCTACCGCACCAACGCGCAGTCCCGCGTCTTCGAAGAGGTCTTCATCCGCGTCGGCCTGCCGTACAAGGTCGTCGGCGGCGTCCGCTTCTACGAGCGCCGCGAGGTCCGGGACGTCCTGGCCTACCTGAGGGTGCTGGCCAACCCCGAGGACGGGGTGCCGCTGCGGCGCATCCTCAACGTGCCCAAGCGCGGCATCGGCGACCGCGCCG
Encoded proteins:
- a CDS encoding C40 family peptidase, encoding MATHRKARPPLLSAPGPRTAAGLTTAALATVTLLSESAGATPAPSGPVQPAISKVKARVDALTHQAEVATDHYNAAKEQTDQQKAEVDKLLAQVAQKTARMNASRQLLGEYAAAQYRDGGDLTTTRYLMSDSPGDLADAAHLATVLGQRQQAAVRGYQAQQVSAARQRMAAAKALTALTAKQAQLTSAKKDVQTDLSAAQKLLNSLNAQEKKQLAELAAKQEALARAKAEKLAKAAQLAALRKAAAASSDAPVTSSSDSSAATQAIAFARAQLGKPYVWGATGPDSYDCSGLTQAAYKAAGVDLPRTTYDQVDVGTRVSESDLQPGDLIFFNSDVSHVGLYIGDGEMIHAPHTGTVVKIAPITEMPFYAAVHPY
- a CDS encoding C40 family peptidase produces the protein MASHRKPRPRMLTSAGSRAAVGITSAALASFTLMSETANAAPAKPTISQVKKEIDTLNQQAEVATQQYDQAKEKTATQRTATNQLLAQVATKTQKMNDSRRVLGEFAEQQYRDGGIDQTTQLLFSDDPEGFLSQSHMLDRLTGTAQAALKNFTQQQQEASLQRAKASESLKELTDAQSKLATQKKNVQAKLAAAQKVLNGLNAAQRAKLAAMQPKAASTSGSSTYTYNGPASGRAAAAIAFALDQRGKPYLSGATGPNAYDCSGLTQAAYRAAGISIGRTTWDQVKDGTAVSEADLRPGDLVFFYSGISHVGIYLGNGEVVHSPHTGATVEVAPMSWMPFAAARRIA
- a CDS encoding C40 family peptidase codes for the protein MTAAWPRTDAAPPLRRREPPHLPFPRGAGLPPGAAPGPARHAAAGRPSRAAAGARAALCLALASAASWGLLGETAHAAPQPAPESAGAKVADLYQQAEEATQRYDGAHQKADDDAAEVTALQGELARKTAAMNSTRDQLGVVAAAQYRTGTLDPALQFALSASPEDYLEQSGYLDRLGSRQSAVLSRLAGQRRDIEQTRAEAAGRLARLRAAQSTLADRKKDAAVKLHAAQALLASLPPGQRTAIIASEGDTPDGSSLQTAGAAARHGATLRVPLGSAPAPSARAARAVAFAYRAIGLPYVWGATGPNAYDCSGLTQAAWRAAGVSLPRTTYQQINAGTRVSESQLRPGDLVFFYSGVSHVGLYIGDGEMIHAPHPGAAVRIAPISEMPIAGATRPV